The following are encoded in a window of Kitasatospora fiedleri genomic DNA:
- a CDS encoding carboxylate-amine ligase yields MSAAPADPRPPLLRFGVEEEFLLVGPGSRVTVPAAEAVVADAARALGSRAQHEFLATQVEGCTRPVRTAAELRAELADTRGVLLSAADRAGCRLAATGTAVLPSRHPLPVTPLPRYLRLADRIDGVADQIGAELCGCHVHLGDLTLRQALFLNARLRGWLPMFQAFCANSPFCEGIDRGTAALRPERHASWPTVGPAPVLDEPGYRTALDRLIADGVILDRRMLYWYARPSEHLPTLEVRIADSNADLDTVLLLAVLLRALAHTLLDPRTRVRPLPDGPLRSAHRRAAADALDARLPDPRTGALRPARQLLAALVEFTTPALLRTDDLGLARQLTARLLATGCGADRQRAALARHGRLTAVIDDLARRTAATAATSSTAAVPH; encoded by the coding sequence GTGAGCGCCGCACCGGCCGACCCCCGGCCGCCGCTGCTGCGCTTCGGCGTCGAGGAGGAGTTCCTGCTGGTCGGCCCGGGCAGCCGGGTGACCGTGCCCGCCGCCGAGGCGGTGGTCGCGGACGCCGCCCGCGCCCTAGGGTCGCGCGCCCAGCACGAGTTCCTGGCCACCCAGGTGGAGGGCTGCACCCGCCCGGTCCGCACCGCCGCCGAGCTGCGCGCCGAACTGGCCGACACCCGGGGCGTGTTGCTGTCCGCCGCCGACCGGGCCGGCTGCCGACTCGCCGCCACCGGCACCGCCGTGCTGCCCAGCCGCCACCCGCTGCCCGTCACCCCGCTGCCCCGCTACCTGCGGCTGGCCGACCGGATCGACGGCGTCGCCGACCAGATCGGCGCCGAACTGTGCGGCTGCCACGTCCACCTGGGCGACCTGACGCTCCGTCAGGCGCTTTTCCTGAACGCCAGGTTGCGCGGCTGGCTGCCGATGTTCCAGGCGTTCTGCGCCAACTCCCCGTTCTGCGAGGGGATCGACCGGGGCACCGCCGCCCTCCGGCCCGAACGGCACGCCAGTTGGCCGACCGTCGGCCCGGCGCCCGTCCTGGACGAACCCGGTTACCGCACCGCCCTGGACCGGCTGATCGCGGACGGAGTGATCCTCGACCGCCGGATGCTGTACTGGTACGCGCGGCCGTCCGAGCACCTGCCCACCCTGGAGGTGCGGATCGCCGACAGCAACGCCGACCTGGACACCGTCCTGCTGCTCGCCGTCCTGCTGCGCGCCCTCGCCCACACCCTGCTGGACCCGCGGACCAGGGTCCGGCCGCTGCCCGACGGCCCGCTGCGGTCGGCCCACCGCCGCGCCGCGGCCGACGCCCTCGACGCCCGGCTGCCCGACCCGCGCACCGGCGCGCTCCGGCCCGCCCGCCAACTCCTGGCCGCGCTGGTCGAGTTCACCACTCCCGCGCTGCTGCGCACGGACGACCTCGGGCTCGCCCGGCAGCTGACCGCCCGGCTGCTGGCCACCGGCTGCGGCGCCGACCGGCAGCGCGCCGCCCTCGCCCGGCACGGCCGTCTCACCGCCGTCATCGACGACCTCGCCCGGCGCACCGCCGCCACCGCCGCGACCAGCAGCACCGCCGCCGTCCCGCACTGA
- a CDS encoding HemK2/MTQ2 family protein methyltransferase codes for MLLLRPPGVYPAQGDTVLLLDVLGREPLRPGARCLDIGTGSGALALAAARRGCRVTAVDLSRLSLATAWLNAHLHGLPLRVRHRDLTAPAPGDRYDLVLSNPPYVPAPRPGPPPPGPARAWDAGPDGRLLLDRLCRRVPALLAPGGVLLLVQSSLARPEATVRQLRAAGLRTTVAARRRQEFGPVMTARAPWFEQIGLIEPGVRTEELVVIRGVRD; via the coding sequence ATGCTGCTGCTACGACCGCCCGGCGTGTACCCCGCCCAGGGGGACACCGTCCTGCTGCTGGACGTGCTCGGCCGGGAACCGCTGCGGCCCGGCGCCCGGTGCCTGGACATCGGCACCGGCTCCGGCGCGCTCGCCCTGGCCGCCGCCCGGCGCGGCTGCCGGGTGACCGCCGTGGACCTGTCGCGGCTCTCGCTCGCCACCGCCTGGCTCAACGCCCACCTGCACGGCCTCCCGCTGCGCGTGCGGCACCGCGACCTCACCGCGCCCGCCCCGGGCGACCGGTACGACCTGGTGCTGAGCAACCCCCCGTACGTGCCCGCACCCCGTCCGGGACCGCCGCCGCCCGGACCCGCCCGGGCGTGGGACGCCGGGCCGGACGGGCGCCTGCTGCTGGACCGGCTGTGCCGCCGGGTGCCCGCGCTGCTCGCCCCGGGCGGGGTGCTGCTGCTCGTGCAGTCCTCGCTGGCCCGGCCCGAAGCCACGGTGCGGCAGTTGCGCGCCGCCGGGCTGCGGACCACGGTCGCCGCCCGGCGGCGGCAGGAGTTCGGCCCGGTGATGACGGCCCGCGCGCCGTGGTTCGAACAGATCGGGCTGATCGAACCCGGCGTCCGCACCGAGGAGTTGGTGGTGATCCGCGGTGTCCGCGACTGA
- a CDS encoding DUF6213 family protein — MERLSVPVICGLSGGLAIPALQVVELLRALPEEWEEWAAHEDSRLDPATTGALADLVRQLADQIDLACIEIASDEE; from the coding sequence GTGGAGCGACTCAGCGTTCCGGTGATTTGCGGACTGTCCGGCGGCCTGGCGATTCCGGCCCTCCAGGTGGTCGAACTACTGCGGGCGCTGCCCGAGGAGTGGGAGGAGTGGGCCGCCCACGAGGACAGCCGGCTCGACCCGGCGACCACCGGCGCCCTCGCCGACCTGGTCCGCCAGCTCGCCGACCAGATCGACCTCGCCTGCATCGAGATCGCCAGCGACGAGGAGTGA
- a CDS encoding type 1 glutamine amidotransferase domain-containing protein, producing MTVAFLVAPEGTEQVELTSPWQTVLDHGGTPRLVSTELGEIRAFHHLDQADSFMVDAAVADVSAGDFDALVLPGGVANPDFLRTDEKAVEFVSGFFEHGKPVAVICHGPWTLVEADVVRDRTMTSWPSLRTDLGNAGAHWVDREVVVCTNGPNTLVSSRKPDDLPAFDRALVTAFSASSTAA from the coding sequence GTGACCGTGGCGTTCCTGGTCGCGCCCGAGGGCACCGAACAGGTCGAGCTGACCTCGCCCTGGCAGACCGTCCTGGACCACGGCGGCACCCCGCGCCTGGTCTCCACGGAACTGGGCGAGATCCGGGCCTTCCACCACCTGGACCAGGCCGACTCGTTCATGGTGGACGCGGCCGTCGCGGACGTCTCGGCCGGCGACTTCGACGCCCTGGTGCTGCCCGGCGGCGTCGCCAACCCCGACTTCCTGCGCACCGACGAGAAGGCCGTGGAGTTCGTCTCCGGGTTCTTCGAGCACGGCAAGCCGGTCGCGGTGATCTGCCACGGGCCGTGGACGCTGGTCGAGGCCGACGTCGTCCGCGACCGCACCATGACCTCCTGGCCCAGCCTGCGCACCGACCTGGGCAACGCGGGCGCGCACTGGGTCGACCGCGAGGTCGTGGTCTGCACGAACGGCCCCAACACGCTGGTCTCCAGCCGCAAGCCTGACGACCTGCCGGCCTTCGACCGCGCCCTGGTCACCGCCTTCTCCGCCTCGTCGACCGCCGCCTGA
- a CDS encoding DUF6296 family protein: protein MVDDVLDEQGRGGVMAGPHGYRITVPGRPGAHAPQVVVLVYRSAETTDEGLAVYLSADGLRVTVRGTVACFLEPYPSGLCHPFGHAYPLAES, encoded by the coding sequence GTGGTGGACGACGTCCTGGACGAGCAGGGCCGAGGTGGAGTCATGGCAGGGCCGCACGGTTACCGGATCACCGTCCCCGGGCGACCGGGAGCGCACGCCCCGCAGGTGGTGGTGCTGGTGTACCGCTCGGCGGAGACCACTGACGAGGGCCTCGCCGTCTACCTGAGCGCGGACGGTCTGCGGGTGACGGTGCGCGGCACGGTCGCCTGCTTCCTGGAGCCCTACCCGTCCGGCCTGTGCCACCCCTTCGGGCACGCCTACCCGTTGGCCGAGAGCTGA
- a CDS encoding MBL fold metallo-hydrolase translates to MLCLADALRWSHWSRDRADLAVAASATWCSITEPAASPARTAPRLLLRCEWLLPGHGDRRHLPADESTRRPHTLADRTARLAPCPARAPSGRLHRPAPVTHRPAAQPPSRRAVAGPAGPPPAPAFRPTTRPTTHPPDRSPARPLAESLHPQAS, encoded by the coding sequence GTGCTCTGCCTCGCCGACGCACTCCGCTGGTCCCACTGGTCCCGTGACCGCGCGGACCTCGCCGTCGCCGCGTCGGCGACCTGGTGCTCCATCACCGAGCCGGCCGCCTCCCCGGCCCGCACCGCTCCTCGGCTGCTGCTGCGCTGCGAGTGGCTGCTGCCCGGCCACGGCGACCGCAGGCACCTGCCCGCCGACGAGTCCACCCGCCGTCCGCACACCCTCGCCGACCGCACCGCCCGGCTCGCGCCCTGCCCCGCTCGCGCCCCGTCCGGTCGACTTCACCGCCCTGCGCCGGTGACCCACCGCCCAGCCGCCCAGCCGCCCAGCCGCCGAGCGGTGGCCGGTCCGGCCGGCCCACCTCCGGCACCGGCCTTCCGACCGACCACCCGCCCGACCACCCACCCGCCCGACCGTTCGCCTGCTCGCCCGCTCGCCGAGTCCCTTCACCCGCAGGCGAGTTGA